The following coding sequences lie in one Phacochoerus africanus isolate WHEZ1 chromosome 12, ROS_Pafr_v1, whole genome shotgun sequence genomic window:
- the LOC125112449 gene encoding LOW QUALITY PROTEIN: uncharacterized LOC122455338 homolog (The sequence of the model RefSeq protein was modified relative to this genomic sequence to represent the inferred CDS: substituted 1 base at 1 genomic stop codon) translates to MGFCARYPDRRALWAQRSGLLGNANQGRPCGLLPTPEAAERTGAAFSVPRPPPSRPARGFLQAGEAGAGLADARPGLLEGMAPLKRGGPRGAGAEAAGRRGAGDGGSCSGCWCWRRLFRRSAARGARRKKARYVRPGPAAPERGRWGPAGLRRLLQRLAAWRRRYLRCGERSERLEEIPLLALGRAQEGDXAAASGSAAPAGSLHRELWPRASMQYQSRRPQIPRPGRCVFSGGCCLAGYC, encoded by the exons ATGGGGTTTTGCGCTCGGTACCCAGATCGCCGGGCATTGTGGGCTCAGCGTTCGGGTCTCCTTGGTAACGCCAACCAGGGGAGGCCGTGCGGCcttcttcccaccccagaggCGGCAGAAAGGACTGGAGCGGCCTTTAGCGTCCCGAGGCCGCCGCCGAGCCGCCCGGCCCGTGGGTTCCTGCAGGCGGGAGAGGCCGGGGCCGGCCTGGCGGACGCGCGGCCGGGGCTGCTGGAGGGGATGGCGCCCCTGAAGCGGGGCGGCCCGCGGGGCGCCGGGGCCGAGGCGGCGGGGCGGCGCGGGGCCGGTGACGGCGGCTCCTGCTCGGGCTGCTGGTGCTGGAGGCGGCTCTTCCGGCGGAGTGCGGCCCGCGGGGCGCGCAGGAAGAAGGCCCGGTACGTTCGGCCCGGCCCGGCGGCTCCGGAGCGTGGCCGCTGGGGCCCCGCGGGCCTGCGGAGGCTGTTGCAGAGGCTGGCGGCCTGGAGGCGGCGCTACCTGCGGTGCGGGGAGCGGTCGGAGAGGCTGGAGGAGATCCCGCTGCTGGCGCTCGGGCGCGCGCAGGAGGGCGATTAGGCCGCGGCCTCCGGGAGCGCCGCCCCGGCCGGCTCCCTGCACCGAGAactgtg GCCCAGGGCCTCGATGCAGTACCAGAGCCGGAGGCCCCAGATCCCTCGGCCAGGCCGCTGCGTGTTCTCTGGAGGTTGCTGCCTGGCTGGTTATTGCTGa